A genomic region of Solanum dulcamara chromosome 2, daSolDulc1.2, whole genome shotgun sequence contains the following coding sequences:
- the LOC129877258 gene encoding probable methyltransferase At1g29790, which produces MDSPHKPRSFSPNLFFFFLLVSSNLLTFSISNTFKHSSCLLYQQTYNAIAATRDDDIQESDKPAADLDLPSEFLAFTSPHKLPFGFSRNFDSDEINPPVGRPCTMFPDLIRRYMSYRVNGSCPDDEILGQKLLLKGCEPLPRRRCRPASQQEYVEPYPLPESLWTTPSDSSVVWTAYTCKNYECLINRVKSQKSFDDCKDCFDLNGREKNRWLSTKGAGLDFSIDEVLAVKKPGTIRIGLDIGGGVATFAVRMRERNITILTTSMNLNGPFNTFIASRGVIPLYISISQRLPFFDNTLDIVHSMHVLSNWIPSTLLHFLFFDIYRVLRPGGLFWLDHFFCVGEQFEHVYAPLIESIGFNKVKWVVGRKLDRGPELNEMYLSALLEKPLKNSW; this is translated from the exons ATGGACTCACCTCATAAGCCAAGATCTTTTTCCCCTAATctgttctttttcttccttcttgTGTCCTCAAATCTCCTCACTTTTTCCATTTCTAACACCTTTAAGCACTCTTCTTGTTTACTATACCAACAAACATATAATGCCATTGCAGCAACTAGAGATGATGATATTCAAGAATCTGATAAACCAGCAGCTGATTTAGACCTTCCATCTGAGTTCCTTGCTTTCACATCTCCACATAAACTACCATTTGGATTCAGCAGAAACTTTGATTCTGACGAAATCAACCCTCCGGTGGGGCGCCCGTGCACCATGTTCCCGGATTTAATTCGTCGTTACATGTCATATAGAGTCAATGGCTCTTGCCCTGATGATGAGATCCTGGGACAGAAGCTGCTTCTCAAAG GTTGTGAGCCTCTCCCTCGCCGCAGATGCCGTCCTGCTTCTCAACAGGAATATGTTGAGCCTTACCCTCTTCCTGAGAGTCTATGGACTACACCATCAGATTCATCTGTTGTTTGGACAGCATATACTTGTAAAAACTATGAATGTCTCATAAACAGGGTGAAATCTCAGAAATCATTTGATGATTGCAAAGACTGCTTTGATCTCAATGGAAGAGAGAAAAACCGTTGGTTGTCGACAAAGGGAGCTGGCCTTGACTTCTCCATTGATGAAGTACTAGCAGTGAAGAAACCTGGTACAATCAGAATTGGACTTGACATTGGAGGTGGTGTGGCTACGTTCGCGGTAAGAATGAGAGAAAGGAACATAACAATATTAACAACTTCAATGAATCTCAATGGTCCTTTCAATACATTTATAGCATCAAGAGGAGTCATACCTTTGTACATAAGCATTTCACAGAGACTTCCTTTCTTTGACAACACACTAGATATAGTGCACTCAATGCATGTGTTGAGTAATTGGATACCATCAACACTGCTACACTTCTTATTTTTCGACATCTATAGAGTTCTTCGGCCTGGTGGGCTGTTCTGGCTTGACCATTTCTTCTGTGTTGGTGAGCAATTTGAGCATGTCTATGCTCCCCTTATAGAGAGCATTGGATTCAATAAGGTCAAGTGGGTCGTAGGGCGAAAGTTGGATAGAGGCCCCGAGCTGAATGAAATGTATCTTTCAGCACTGTTGGAGAAGCCACTCAAGAATTCTTGGTGA
- the LOC129880775 gene encoding potassium channel SKOR-like, whose translation MSMRRSGLEEERNGRNSPKEYKMHDLRDSMKSLRSSSGLAIIENELGADSTPSRFSRENVINGLKDFSQGYVIYPDDRWYKLWDRFILIWAIYSTFFTPVEFAFFNGLPRKLFLLDICGQIAFLIDIVIQFFVAYRDSQTYKMVYKRTPIALRYLKSHFILDVLSCMPWDNIYKASGKKEGVRYLVWIRLSRVRRVTDFFQKMEKDIRINYLFTRIVKLITVELYCTHTAACIFYFLATTLPEEKEGYTWIGSLTLGDYSYSHFREIDLWRRYITSLYFAIVTMATVGYGDIHAVNLREMIFVMVYVSFDMILGAYLIGNMTALIVKGSKTVRYRDKMTDLMNYMNRNRLGRDIRNQIKDHLRLQYECAYTDGAVLQDLPISIRAQISQTLYQSCIENIPLFRECSAEFISQIVTRVREEFFLPGEVIMEQGHVVDQLYFVCHGVLEEVGIGEDGSQETVALLEPNSSFGEISILCNISQPYTVRVCELCRLIRIDKQSFSNILEIYFHDGKRILTNLLEGKDSDIRVKQLESDITFHIGKQEAELALKVNSAAYHGDLHHLKSLIRAGADPNKKDYDGRSPLHLSASRGYEDISFFLIKEGVDLNASDNFGNTPLFEAIKNGHDRVASLLVKEGAFLKIENVGSFLCMLVTKGDSDLLRRLLSNGINANSNDYDHRTPLHVAASQGLFAMARLLLGAGASVFSKDRWGNTPMDEARLSGNNQLIKLLEEAISAQISEFPSVSHEISGKKHPRKCTIFPFHPWEPKDLRKHGVLLWVPFSMEELVTASSEHLNFPSGSCILSEDAGKILDIDMISDGQKLYLISETT comes from the exons ATGTCGATGAGGAGATCAGGATTAGAGGAAGAGAGGAATGGAAGAAATTCACCAAAAGAGTATAAGATGCACGATTTGAGAGATAGTATGAAATCGTTGAGAAGTAGCAGTGGATTGGCGATAATAGAGAACGAGTTAGGAGCTGATTCAACTCCTTCGAGGTTTAGCAGGGAAAACGTCATCAATGGCCTCAAAGACTTTTCGCAAGGTTACGTCATTTATCCCGATGACAG GTGGTACAAGCTATGGGATAGGTTTATCCTGATTTGGGCTATATATTCAACTTTTTTTACACCAGTGGAGTTTGCATTCTTCAATGGATTGCCCAGGAAACTATTTCTTTTAGACATTTGTGGTCAAATAGCTTTTCTTATCGACATAGTCATACAGTTTTTTGTAGCCTACAGAGATAGTCAGACATACAAGATGGTGTATAAACGAACCCCTATTGCTCTTCG GTACTTGAAATCTCATTTTATCTTGGATGTTCTCAGTTGCATGCCGTGGGATAACATTTATAAG GCTTCTGGCAAAAAAGAGGGAGTGAGATACCTTGTATGGATTAGGTTAAGCAGGGTGCGCAGGGTTACTGACTTTTTCCAGAAGATGGAGAAAGATATTCGGATCAATTATCTCTTCACTAGGATTGTGAAGCTTATCACTGTTGAACTCTATTGCACGCATACAGCAGCTTGcatcttttactttttggcAACTACTCTGCCGGAAGAGAAAGAAGGCTACACATGGATTGGGAGTTTGACCCTGGGCGATTATAGTTATTCACACTTTAGAGAGATTGATCTCTGGAGGCGGTACATAACTTCTCTGTACTTTGCAATTGTCACTATGGCAACTGTGG GTTATGGTGACATACATGCAGTCAAtctgagggaaatgatattcgTAATGGTTTATGtctcttttgatatgattcttggTGCTTACTTGATTGGTAACATGACAGCACTGATTGTCAAGGGATCAAAAACTGTGCGATACAGGGACAAAATGACAGATCTTATGAACTATATGAACAGAAATAGACTCGGAAGGGATATTCgtaatcaaattaaagatcacTTGCGATTACAATATGAATGCGCTTACACTGATGGAGCCGTTCTCCAGGACCTTCCCATCTCAATTCGTGCCCAG ATATCCCAGACTTTATATCAGTCCTGCATTGAAAATATTCCTCTTTTCAGGGAGTGCTCCGCAGAATTCATAAGTCAAATT GTAACTCGAGTGCGTGAAGAATTTTTCCTCCCAGGAGAAGTGATCATGGAACAGGGGCATGTAGTTGACCAACTTTATTTTGTCTGTCATGGTGTCCtg GAAGAAGTTGGTATAGGAGAAGATGGGTCACAAGAGACAGTAGCTCTTCTTGAGCCTAATAGCTCGTTCGGAGAAATATCCATTCTTTGCAACATTTCACAACCATATACTGTCCGTGTTTGTGAACTATGCAGACTCATACGGATTGATAAGCagtcattttcaaatattttggagATCTATTTTCATGACGGGAAAAGAATCTTGACGAACTTACTAGAG GGAAAGGATTCTGATATCCGTGTGAAGCAACTGGAGTCAGATATAACATTCCATATCGGGAAACAAGAGGCTGAGCTTGCTTTGAAAGTGAACAGTGCAGCTTATCATGGTGATTTGCACCATCTGAAGAGTCTGATTCGAGCTGGAGCTGATCCCAACAAGAAAGATTATGATGGAAGATCACCTCTG CATCTTTCAGCATCCAGAGGATATGAAGACATCTCCTTTTTCCTTATCAAAGAAGGTGTCGATCTCAATGCTTCAG ACAACTTTGGCAACACACCGCTCTTTGAAGCTATCAAGAATGGACACGATCGTGTTGCTTCATTACTTGTTAAGGAAGGTGCCTTCTTGAAGATTGAAAATGTTGGTAGCTTCTTGTGTATGTTGGTTACAAAAGGGGATTCAGATCTACTACGAAGGCTGTTGTCCAATGGTATTAATGCAAACTCCAACGACTATGATCACCGAACACCACTCCACGTAGCGGCTTCTCAAGGATTATTCGCGATGGCGAGATTGCTTCTGGGAGCTGGTGCTTCAGTTTTCTCAAAGGACAG ATGGGGAAATACTCCAATGGATGAAGCTAGACTAAGTGGAAACAATCAGTTGATCAAGCTTCTGGAAGAAGCAATATCAGCTCAAATATCGGAATTCCCCAGTGTTTCACACGAGATCTCAG GAAAAAAGCACCCTCGTAAGTGTACAATATTCCCTTTCCACCCATGGGAGCCCAAGGACCTCAGGAAACATGGTGTTTTACTGTGGGTACCTTTTAGTATGGAAGAGCTTGTTACTGCATCTTCGGAACACCTCAATTTCCCATCCGGCTCTTGTATTTTATCAGAAGATGCAGGTAAAATTCTTGATATAGATATGATATCTGATGGTCAGAAGTTGTACTTGATCAGTGAAACAACTTGA